Proteins found in one Magnolia sinica isolate HGM2019 chromosome 5, MsV1, whole genome shotgun sequence genomic segment:
- the LOC131245123 gene encoding uncharacterized protein LOC131245123: MATAQVERPTEEATLKSNDNGKHSENMASVMKGGAVDIIKGLVDQKHNDQEAKQEVIKKPDLGPIQDVSGTHAHVSKHASATSEKKKKEKKEDKKKGSTIGSGHSHISVQKPVKLGHKMKEKKKKKQNKDSDDSSSSSSSESDDVAHDKKKKMDKEKKKHK, from the exons ATGGCTACAGCCCAAGTTGAGAGGCCTACTGAAGAAGCGACACTTAAATCAAACGACAATGGCAAGCATTCTGAGAACATGGCTTCTGTTATGAAAGGGGGGGCTGTGGATATAATCAAGGGATTGGTGGATCAAAAGCACAATGATCAAGAGGCCAAGCAAGAAGTGATCAAGAAGCCTGATTTGGGTCCCATCCAAGATGTTAGTGGCACCCATGCGCATGTGTCTAAGCATGCTAGTGCGACaagtgagaagaagaagaaagagaaaaaagaggatAAAAAGAAGGGATCGACTATTGGGTCCGGTCATAGTCACATTAGTGTGCAAAAGCCTGTAAAATTGGGCCATaagatgaaggagaagaagaagaagaaacaaaacaAGGACAGTGatgatagcagcagcagcagcagcagtgagAGTGACGACGTTGCTCATGACAAGAAGAAG AAgatggacaaggagaagaagaaacACAAGTGA
- the LOC131245121 gene encoding rhodanese-like domain-containing protein 4, chloroplastic, with translation MEVLNLASLTPVSVHKPSTFSDRRTEHRKLLSLPPSSPLKFSKPATLSSSLALLSSVLSRSGSAGALTYEEALKQSLSSFTPGGSVDFDLGGLIDSFLKFATDNPPIVIGSIAVLAVPLVLSQVLKKPKSYGIESARNAYSKLSEDGGALLLDIRSAKDIRGVGSPDLRSLKKKAVLIEYRGDDKPVFLKKLSLKFKEPENTTMFILDKFDGNSELVAELVTINGFKATFAIKDGAEGPRGWINSGLPWLQPKKAPSIDFGDLKDLISGALIFGADGLSLTLGLAAATGLGLLAFTEVETVLQVLGSVALVQFATKKLLFAEDRKQTVQQVDEFLTTKVAPGELLDEIKMIGKALLPAPLKQKALPPAPAEASPSTEVPEVKPEAATKPPQINSMPKEEVKADTISGLQRPLSPYPYYPDFKPPTSPSPSQP, from the exons ATGGAAGTTCTCAATTTAGCAAGCCTTACACCAGTCTCAGTTCACAAACCCTCCACCTTCTCTGACAGAAGAACAGAACACAGAAAGCTTCTGTCACTCCCACCATCTTCTCCACTCAAATTCTCAAAACCTGCTACTTTAAGTAGCAGCTTAGCACTCCTCTCTTCTGTTTTGAGCAGAAGCGGATCGGCTGGAGCTCTGACATATGAGGAAGCTCTAAAACAGTCTTTGAGCTCCTTCACACCTGGAGGTtctgttgattttgatttgggtGGTTTGATCGACAGTTTTTTGAAGTTTGCAACCGACAATCCGCCGATCGTAATTGGCAGCATCGCTGTTTTGGCGGTTCCATTGGTTTTATCTCAGGTTCTGAAGAAACCAAAGTCGTATGGAATTGAGTCTGCGAGGAATGCATATTCGAAGTTGTCGGAAGATGGTGGTGCTCTGCTGCTTGATATAAGGTCGGCGAAGGACATTCGAGGAGTAGGTAGCCCTGATCTCCGGAGTTTGAAGAAGAAGGCGGTTTTGATTGAGTACAGAGGTGATGACAAGCCAGTGTTCTTGAAGAAGCTGTCTTTGAAATTCAAGGAACCGGAGAATACCACAATGTTCATTCTCGACAA gtttgatgggaattcTGAACTCGTAGCCGAATTGGTTACAATCAATGGTTTCAAAGCTACTTTTGCAATAAAAGATGGTGCAGAAGGGCCTCGAGGATGGATT AATAGTGGGCTTCCCTGGCTGCAGCCGAAAAAAGCACCGAGTATTGATTTTGGGGATTTAAAGGATTTAATTTCTGGCGCCCTTATCTTT GGTGCTGATGGTTTGTCTCTTACACTTGGGTTGGCAGCAGCTACCGGCTTAGGTTTATTGGCATTTACAGAG GTCGAAACAGTTCTCCAGGTCTTAGGTTCGGTTGCACTTGTTCAGTTTGCAACTAAGAAACTCCTATTTGCGGAA GATCGCAAGCAAACTGTGCAACAAGTTGACGAGTTCTTGACTACAAAGGTCGCTCCCGGGGAACTTCTTGATGAGATAAAG ATGATTGGCAAGGCTCTTCTACCAGCGCCTTTGAAGCAAAAAGCTCTTCCACCAGCCCCTGCAGAGGCAAGCCCAAGTACAGAAGTTCCCGAGGTGAAACCTGAGGCAGCCACTAAACCTCCTCAAATCAATTCGATGCCAAAAGAAGAAGTCAAAGCAGATACAATTTCTGGGTTGCAAAGACCACTTTCACCATACCCATAT TACCCGGATTTCAAACCCCCAACATCTCCGTCTCCTTCGCAGCCTTGA
- the LOC131245119 gene encoding putative pentatricopeptide repeat-containing protein At5g59200, chloroplastic — protein sequence MLVRTSVSRNWKRRRRWRNPKSHATFHSSPDKHLPDVVSWNISITEHACKGDLDTARQMFNGMPQRTVVSWNTLISGYSKWGRTTEALDVVSKMHWSGTNLNESSFSTALSSCSRFRSLDHGEQIHCLVLKSGYEDFELVGSSLLNMYSSCLKIDNARRVFDILHGRNPLVWSVMLVGYVHCNLMSDALNVFMKMPNRDVVSWTTLISGYSKSEEQCKRSLEFFRLMRASGEADPNEFTFDSVVRVCGRLGTLNKGKMIHGLLIRYGFEPDQSICGGLIVFYCKCDAVEDAKSVYDRLVEPCQNASNLLIEGFISMGRIGDAESVFNGMVEPSPVSYNLMIKGYGQSSRIEDSKRLFREMPQRTLVSSNTMISVYCWSGQFNEALKLFESTKGEKNTVTWNSMISGFVQNEQAEEALKLYVSMHRLGVEHNRSTFSTLFRACSSIGALQQGKSLHAHVTKTPFESNVYVGTSLVDMYAKCGSISDAQTSFSNISSPNVAAWTALINGYAHHGLGNKAISLFQQMLEQGIEPNVVTFVGLLTACSRAGLVNEGMEFFQSMEKYGLVPTLEHYACMVDLLGRSGYLREAEEFVKGMPIDADSVVWGALLSACWFFMDMEVGERVAETMFSLEPKQISAYVIMSNIYAGVGRWEEVVKVRKRLRSMEVKKGPGCSWIEVKNTVHVFCVEDRDHPHCNEIYAFLEELTANVYSSFVFDHSQYQCQDPEFFSFVSL from the coding sequence ATGCTCGTAAGAACTTCAGTTTCCAGGAACTGGAAGCGTCGTCGCCGATGGAGGAACCCCAAATCCCACGCCACCTTCCACAGCAGCCCCGACAAGCATCTCCCAGACGTGGTTTCCTGGAACATCTCGATAACAGAGCATGCCTGCAAAGGCGATTTAGACACCGCGCGCCAGATGTTCAACGGAATGCCTCAGCGAACAGTCGTATCTTGGAACACCCTGATTTCTGGGTATTCCAAGTGGGGCAGGACCACAGAAGCCTTGGATGTAGTTTCCAAGATGCATTGGTCCGGAACCAATCTCAACGAGAGTAGCTTTTCTACCGCTTTGAGCTCATGCTCTCGTTTCAGATCGTTAGATCATGGGGAGCAAATACATTGCCTTGTTCTGAAATCTGGGTATGAAGATTTTGAGCTGGTAGGGAGCTCTTTGCTGAATATGTATTCATCTTGTCTCAAGATAGACAATGCGCGCCGGGTGTTTGACATATTGCATGGAAGGAATCCCTTGGTGTGGAGTGTGATGCTTGTGGGTTATGTTCACTGTAACTTGATGAGTGATGCGTTGAATGTATTTATGAAAATGCCGAACCGAGATGTTGTCTCCTGGACCACTCTGATTTCGGGTTATTCGAAGAGTGAAGAGCAGTGTAAGAGGTCTTTGGAGTTCTTTCGTTTGATGAGAGCGAGTGGCGAAGCAGACCCAAATGAGTTTACATTTGATAGTGTCGTAAGGGTTTGTGGTAGATTGGGAACTTTGAATAAAGGGAAGATGATTCATGGACTTCTGATCAGATACGGATTTGAACCTGATCAATCCATCTGTGGCGGACTTATCGTATTTTACTGCAAATGTGATGCTGTGGAAGATGCTAAGAGTGTGTATGATAGATTGGTTGAACCATGTCAAAACGCTTCAAATTTACTAATTGAAGGATTCATCTCAATGGGTAGGATTGGAGATGCGGAGTCAGTTTTTAATGGAATGGTTGAACCAAGTCCAGTGTCATATAATCTGATGATTAAAGGGTATGGGCAGAGCAGTCGAATCGAGGACTCAAAAAGGTTGTTTCGGGAAATGCCTCAAAGAACTCTTGTGTCTTCAAATACCATGATCTCGGTGTACTGCTGGAGCGGCCAGTTCAATGAAGCTTTGAAGCTTTTCGAGAGCACAAAAGGGGAGAAGAACACTGTGACCTGGAATTCCATGATTTCGGGGTTTGTTCAAAACGAGCAAGCTGAAGAAGCCTTGAAGCTCTATGTGAGTATGCACAGACTAGGAGTAGAGCACAACAGGTCGACTTTTTCAACTCTATTCCGTGCCTGTTCCAGCATCGGAGCTCTTCAGCAAGGAAAATCACTTCACGCCCATGTGACAAAAACACCATTTGAGTCAAATGTCTATGTAGGAACATCTCTTGTGGACATGTACGCCAAATGCGGGAGCATATCCGATGCTCAGACCTCATTTAGTAACATCTCTTCGCCTAATGTTGCTGCTTGGACAGCTTTGATTAATGGTTATGCGCATCACGGCCTTGGAAACAAAGCTATTTCACTCTTCCAACAGATGTTAGAGCAAGGAATAGAACCAAACGTTGTGACTTTTGTAGGGCTTCTAACAGCTTGCAGCCGGGCAGGTCTTGTCAATGAGGGGATGGAATTTTTCCAGTCAATGGAGAAGTACGGCTTAGTGCCCACTCTAGAACACTACGCTTGCATGGTCGATCTTCTTGGCCGATCAGGCTATCTGCGGGAAGCAGAGGAGTTTGTTAAAGGAATGCCGATTGACGCCGACAGTGTGGTCTGGGGAGCTCTGCTCAGCGCTTGCTGGTTCTTCATGGACATGGAAGTGGGTGAGCGGGTGGCTGAGACGATGTTCAGCTTAGAACCCAAGCAGATTTCTGCATATGTGATTATGTCGAACATTTATGCAGGAGTAGGGAGGTGGGAGGAGGTGGTGAAGGTGAGGAAGAGATTGAGAAGCATGGAGGTGAAGAAGGGCCCTGGGTGTAGTTGGATTGAGGTGAAGAACACTGTTCATGTGTTCTGTGTGGAAGATAGAGATCATCCCCATTGTAATGAGATCTATGCATTTCTGGAAGAGCTGACAGCAAATGTCTACTCAAGTTTTGTATTTGATCATTCACAATACCAATGTCAAGATCCTGAATTTTTCTCATTTGTTTCCCTGTAG
- the LOC131245120 gene encoding uncharacterized protein LOC131245120 has product MMGDEKGGDELKPPSIDWKQRIEDKYRSIKEHAETYPYVWASYIVVYGGLFVYTTYRWRKLRKTEDRVRVLQERLRKLVESEQESSSSAKPTSSNGSGHSQK; this is encoded by the coding sequence ATGATGGGCGACGAGAAAGGAGGTGATGAACTGAAGCCACCATCTATCGATTGGAAGCAGAGGATCGAAGACAAATATCGTAGCATCAAAGAACATGCAGAGACTTATCCCTATGTATGGGCTTCATATATTGTTGTATATGGGGGCCTCTTTGTGTATACAACATATAGATGGAGAAAGCTCCGTAAAACTGAAGACAGGGTTCGAGTCCTCCAAGAGCGTCTGCGGAAGCTTGTTGAATCTGAACAAGAATCATCATCCTCAGCAAAGCCCACTTCATCCAATGGCTCAGGTCATTCACAGAAATAA
- the LOC131245122 gene encoding uncharacterized protein LOC131245122, translated as MHGPSRVSQPQGTRVRSTLRQNPDRAQASWIPISIFAAGEIVPSRRPKSHKKPSYVRMTKRRGRRLAAEPGQDRAEPAAPVARTSDAATHTRISYFFFFLFLLIPIVSIAVYRLKYPPTHTHTVLSVLERGLVKPNIGFQEIIAENSKASENTSFRHFPHPVLAYVTPWNSKGYEMSKRFTPKITHLSPVWYNLKSDGSQLLLEGRHNADTGWISELRRNGNSLVLPRVVLEALPNQLLRKKKQWKKAIDLITTECKEIGYDGIVLESWSRWAGYGVLHDPDMRSMALQFIKQLGQDLHSVRSERNSNLPLQLVFVIAPPSSENLEKHDFGLEDFQSLRDDVDGFSLMTYDFSGPQRPGPNAPLNWIRSSLQLILGNTDDGARNHALKIFLGINFYGNDFVLSGGSGGGAITGKEYLSLLKKHKPVLQWKEDIAEHFFLYSEDHIRHAVFYPSLLSIYMRLAEARKWGVSLSIWEIGQGLDYFFDLL; from the exons ATGCATGGACCTTCACGTGTATCCCAGCCACAGGGCACTCGTGTGCGCAGTACGCTTCGTCAAAACCCTGATCGAGCCCAGGCTTCTTGGATCCCGATTTCCATCTTTGCCGCTGGTGAAATTGTTCCCAGCCGCCGTCCGAAATCCCACAAAAAACCGTCATATGTTCGGATGACGAAAAGACGAGGCCGTCGGCTCGCCGCCGAGCCGGGCCAGGACCGGGCCGAACCGGCAGCCCCAGTAGCGAGAACCAGCGATGCCGCCACTCACACCCGCATctcctacttcttcttcttcctattccTCCTCATCCCCATCGTATCCATCGCTGTATACCGCCTCAAATACCCTCCAACTCATACACATACGGTCCTCTCAGTACTCGAAAGGGGCCTCGTCAAACCGAATATCGGTTTTCAAGAAATAATCGCT GAAAATTCGAAGGCTTCGGAAAATACGTCTTTTCGGCACTTTCCGCATCCGGTGTTGGCATACGTCACTCCATG GAATTCCAAAGGTTATGAGATGTCAAAGAGATTCACTCCCAAGATTACACATTTGTCGCCTGTCTGGTATAACCTAAAGAG tgATGGGTCCCAGTTATTACTGGAGGGACGGCATAATGCCGATACTGGATGGATTTCTGAGCTTAGAAGGAATGGGAATTCTTTG GTGTTACCCAGAGTTGTGCTGGAAGCCCTTCCCAATCAACTGCTTAGAAAGAAGAAGCAGTGGAAGAAGGCAATTGATCTCATAACAACAGAGTGCAA GGAAATTGGATATGATGGTATCGTGCTAGAATCCTGGTCGAGGTGGGCAGGTTATGGCGTCTTGCATGACCCAGATATGCGCAGCATG GCACTGCAGTTCATCAAACAACTAGGACAGGACTTGCATTCAGTGCGTTCGGAGAGGAATTCCAACCTCCCTTTACAGTTGGTTTTTGTTATCGCTCCACCAAGTTCAGAAAATCTTGAAAAGCATGATTTTGGCCTGGAAGATTTTCAAAGCTTGAGAGATGATGTGGATGGTTTCTCTCTCATGACTTACGACTTCTCGGGCCCTCAGAGACCTGGGCCAAATGCTCCTTTGAACTGGATTAGGTCCTCCCTTCAGCTGATTCTTGGTAACACTGATGATGGTGCTCGGAACCATGCACTCAAGATCTTCCTTGGTATCAATTTCTATGGGAATGATTTCGTGCTTTCTGGAG GTTCAGGTGGTGGAGCTATCACTGGCAAGGAGTACCTGTCTTTGTTGAAGAAGCACAAGCCTGTGTTGCAATGGAAGGAGGACATTGCTGAGCACTTCTTTCTGTATTCTGAGGATCACATCAGGCATGCCGTTTTCTATCCATCATTGCTGTCGATTTACATGCGGCTGGCAGAAGCTCGAAAGTGGGGTGTTAGTCTTTCAATTTGGGAAATCGGGCAAGGTTTGGATTATTTTTTCGATCTTCTCTGA